A window of Hallerella porci genomic DNA:
TTATCGAGAGTCGCTTTCAATTCATCGTCAGACATCGCAGAAACATCGTAACCGCCGATTTGCTTAATCGCATCAAGCATCGGAATACGCGGCCACGGCGCCTTAAAATCAATTTCGGTTCCTTGATAATTGATTTTCGTCGAGCCCGTTGCAGCGATTGCGGCACGTTCGTAAATATTTTCAAAATGCACCATCATATCGTTGTAATCCGCATAAGCCTGATAAAATTCGAGGCCAGTAAATTCGGGGCTATGCGTCCGGTCCATGCCTTCGTTGCGGAAGTTTTTGCTGAATTCAAAAACGCGTTCCATACCGCCCACAATGCAACGCTTCAAATAAAGTTCTGGAGCGACGCGCAAATACAAAGTCATATCTGCAGCGTTATGATGCGTTGTAAACGGACGCGCATTTGCACCGCCGTAAATCGGTTGAAGAGTTGGCGTTTCCACTTCGATGAATTTATTTTCGAGCAAGTATTCGCGAATCGCTTGCAAAATGCGACTGCGTTTTAAGAAGACTTCGCGGACATCGTCGTTGAGCGCCATATCGATATAACGTTCACGGTAACGCGTATCCACATCTTTAAATTCGTTGAAGACTTTCTTGTTGCCGTTTTCGTCCACGATTTCTTTGGGCACGGGCAGCGGACGAATCGCCTTCGCGAGCATTACCACCTTATCGGCCTTCACCGAATATTCGCCCGTATGCGTTTCCATCATCGAGCCTTCGACACCGACGATATCGCCAAAGTCAATCATCTTCACAACTTCATAATCGGCTTCGCCCACCAAATCCTTTGCGCAGACAATTTGCAAACGACCATAGCGGTCCTTCAAATGCATAAAGCAAAGTTTACCCTTGCGATTGTAACGCACCACGCGTCCTGCAAACGCAATTTTTTCTTCGGATTTTAAGAGTTCTTCTTTCTTTTCACGGAGAAGTTCCGACGTATGCGTGCGGTTAAATTTATGCGGATAGGGATTCACTCCCATTTCCTTAAACTTCGAAAGCTTATCAAGGCGAGCCTTGTATTGGTCATTCATTTCTTGCATAGTAAGAATCCTGTTGAAATTTTACGGCACAAATGTAGAAATTTAACGCCTTTAAGAAGCAAATCCGAGACGCTGCGAATCGGTAAAAAGCGAAAAATTTTGCAAAAATGCAGAAAAATTTTCCTTCAATTCTATCTGAATAAGATTTTTCCGCTTCGGAAAATTTCAAATTCTTTGACCAAAAATGCGTTTCAAAAATTTTTTTGATAATTTTATTTTAATCTAACTTTTCAAGCCTAAATTAACTAAATTAGTTTCAACTAAAAAAGGAGACATTATACTTTCTATTTTCAAAACGAAAAATTCTTAAGCGCTTTGGCTGGTGCCGCTGCGGTTGCCATCGGAAAGAAAATCCTCAAATCCCCGAAGACCCGCGATCTTGCTGTCAAAGGCCTTGCGCAAGGGATGAAGCTTCACCACGAAGCCAAAGAAAATTTTCAAAACATGAAAGACGAAGCTTCGGACATTTGCAACGATGCCAAAGCAGAAGCTGGCTTAGATAAATAAAAAACTCAAAACCTCATTGTTTTCAATGAGGTTTGCGTTTCGCAATTCAAAGAAATATCGCGACGGCGATGTTTTAAGGTGTGCCAAAATGAAATTTCAAATTGTTTACGATAAACCCGGACGCTTGCGTGTGCGCGCCGGCGGATTTGCTTTTGATAAAAATAAAGAATGCGCCATTTTTATGGTACTTCGAAATTTTGAAGGCGTCACATCCGTTCAAGTTCACGCAGAAAACGGGGGCATTTTAATCACTTATCAAAATGACATTCGAAAAAAACTTTTGGAATTTTTAGAAAATTGCGATACGCGAAAATTAAAAGAGAACCTTTAGCCGTTCGCAAATCCGAAAAATCAACGGTCTTTGCGGGAACCGTCCTCGAAGAAGGTTCTCTCGTCATCAAAGTCCGCGAAATTTCATCGAATACAAAAATCAGCAAAATCATCGAGCTCATCGACAATTCCGAAAATTTAAAAGCCGGCATTCAAAGCCGCGCCGAATCTCTTGCCGATAGCATTGTTCCGTTCAGTTTCCTCGCCTTTGGACTCACCTTTGCCATCACGCGAAACATCACAAAAGCCGTCTCGGTTTTAATGGTCGATTATTCGTGCGCCATCAAATTATCAACGCCAATCGCCGTCATTTCCGCACTTCGCGAAGCTTCCGAGCACAACATGACCGTCAAAGGCGGAAAATATCTTGAAACTTTCGCCGACGCGGACACGATTGTATTTGACAAAACCGGAACATTAACCCAAGCAGAACCGCATCTCGAAAAAGTCATTCCCTTCGGCGATTACAGCGAAAATGAAGCGCTCAAAATCGCCGCTTGCTTGGAAGAACATTTCCCGCATAGCGTTGCCCGTGCGATTGTCAAAGGCGCAGAACTTCGCGGGCTCAAGCATTTAGAAGAACACGCCGAAGTGCATTACATTGTCGCACACGGGATCGCCACCAGTCTTCACGGCGAACGCGCAATCATCGGCAGCAAACATTTTGTCACCGAAGACGAACACGTATTCATTTCTCCCGAAGACGAAGCGATTCTCGAAAAAGAAACCGGCGCCTATTCTTGCATTTATTTAGCCATCGGCGGAAAACTCGCCGGCGTTCTTTGCATTAGCGATCCACCGCGTCCCGAAGCGAAATCGGTCATCGCCGACTTAAAAAATCTCGGTTTCCAAAACATCATCATGCTCACCGGCGACAGCTAAAAATCGGCTGAAAGAACTGCCGCCCTTTTAGGCATCGATGAATGTCGCGCTCAAGTTCTCCCCGAAGAAAAACACCGCGTCATCGAAGAACTCAAAGCCTCCGGAAAAAAAGTCGTCATGATTGGAGACGGCATCAACGATGCTCCAGCCCTCGCGACCGCAGACGTTTCCATCGCCATGAGCGACGCCTCAGACATCGCCAAAGAAACCGCTGACATCACTCTCTGTTCCGCCAATTTAGCCGAGCTCATCTTGCTTCGAAAATTGAGCGAAAAACTTTTCGAACGCATCCATTCCAATTACCGATTCATCGTAGGCTTCAACAGTTCCCTCCTCCTCAGCGGACTCGTTGGAATCCTTGCGCCCGGCACTTCCGCGCTCTTGCACAACGTTTCCACCATGGGAATTTGCGCTCGCAGCATGACGCCGCTTCTCCCCAAATAATTTTTTCTTTTGGGCATTCCCGCATACAGTGCGGTCGGGCTCCGGCGTTATCATTTTGAGCGGCATCGCCGCCCAAAATGTCCGTTCAGCTTTTGGCGCGCTTCGCGCGCCAAAATCCGAACCCATCCGGGCACGGATCCCTAATGCAAATTCAACCTTCATCAAAAACTTTTCAACTTCAAAAAATAATTCGCAGAAAATTCTTGAATGCAAAAGAAGAACTTTTTCAAAAATTTAAATCAATCTAACTAAGTTTCAAAGCAAAAACTTTTTCAAATTCGTAAAATGAATCGCAGAAAATTTAAGCGAACTCTAACAAACTTTCCAACAAAAAATTTTTCGATTTCAAAAAGCAAACCCAGAAAATTCTTGAATTATAAAAAAAAATTTTCCAAATTTTAAATTGACTCTAACAAAATTTCCAACCAAAGACATCCCCGTTTTCGAAAAAAGAATTGCAGAAAATTTTTTACTTTCTAAAAAAAATTTGAAAATTAAGCAAACTCAGAAAAAGTTTCCGAGAGAAAAAACGCCTCCGCAAAACAAACCGCAGAAAATTCTTGAATTCTAAAAAATTTTTCCCAAACTAAAAGGCATAAAAACTCTAACATTAAAATCTATTTCGCAAATTAAACGCAAAAAGCCGCGCTTCGCGCGGCTTTTCCTTTTTGCGCCCCGCAGGGGCGCCATTCTCTCAAAAATTGAACTTTTGCAATTATTTGCGGTTCATCTTGCAGCGTTTTTTCTGCAGTGGCGTCATCCCCGGCTGATCGCAAGGATCGCCCGCAGGAGCAGGCCGTGCCGCAGGAGCGGGCTTCGGTTGCTGACGCGCTTGAACAGCTTGTTGCTTCTGTTCACGCGGAGTCAACTTCTTTTGCTGTGCGGCTTGTTGTTCCGCTCTTCTTGCCGCTGCGATGGAATCATTGCGCGCTTTTACAGCGGCGCGTTTTTCTTCCTTCGTTTTTTGTGCAGCGAGAGCATTCGCCGCAGCGGTTTCTTTTGCCGCAGCGATAGAATCACGGCGAGCCTTTTCGGCATTGCGCTGTTTATCAATCGCTGCTTTGCGAGCCGCTTGAGCTTGCGCCTTGGATAACGGACGAGCAGAAGCTTGGAAAATCGCATCCGCATTTTCGGGATTTTTAAAGACGCTGCCTGGAGTTCCGCGCTTTTCTTGCGCATCTGCAAGCGATCCGGTTGCCCAAGAATCGTTTGCAATCGGCGGAAGAAGCGAAACCTTTAGGTCTTTAATTTTTGTCGGAAATTCATCGGCGCCATCTGAATAATAAATCATCACGTCGTAAATTCCCGCTTGATATTCCAAGCCATCCGAACCGCCGACCGGAGATTCGGCATACGCCACTTCGATATAAAGTTGGTCGTTATCCATACTGTTGAAAAGCAAGTCGATGTCGCCCTGCGGCGCTTTCACTTGACCTTCGGCGACAAATGCCCACGGAGCATAGCTCACCTGAATCTTAAAGTGATGATAACCGTGTTCGGCTTCATCGAGCTTCAAATAATCCGCATCGAAAGCCTGGAACGAGGGCTTAATCTGCGCAAAGGCAAAGACTGCGCAGAAAAGAACCAAAAACATCGACAGTTTCTTGAGCATGAATTCCTCCAAACCTTATTTGTTAAAGAACAACGTTTTTGCCGCTTCGAACATCGCATCCTTTTCGGATTCTTCACGGCATTCGGTGTAAATGCGCACTTTCGGTTCCGTTCCCGACGGACGAATTAACATCCAAGAATCATCTTCGAAGATAATCTTCACGCCGTCAACAGTTAAAAGTTCGCGAACTTTCTTTTCCTTGTTTCCGATTTTCACGCTTGATCCGACTTTTGCCTTGTCAGCAACCGCCATCACTTGAGCAGCGAGAGGCGCTCCGACGAGAGATTTATCAACTTCAAAACCAGCGCGGCTCGGATAGAATTTGCCGAATTCTTTGTACAAATCATCCAAGTATTCGCCGAGGTTTTTGCCGGTCGTCGCCATAATTTCGAGAGCGAGAAGAAGACCGAATTGAGCATCTTTTTCAAGGGTGTTGTTCAAGCCCGAGATGCCGTCCGATTCTTCAAATGCGATAAGACCCTTCGGATTTGCATTACGAGAAAGCCACGGGCGGAAATTCTTAAAGCCGACCGGAGTTTCCATCACTTGCACACCGAGTTTGTTCGCAATGACATTCACAAAGTTCGAAGTCGCGACAGATTTTGCTACAACGCCTTTTTCTTTGCGCCAAGTTACCATATAATGGAATGCGATTGCACCAAAACGGTTCATATCAATTTCACGTGTTCCATCGTAGAAGCGCACGCGGTCGCCATCCGGATCAAAAATGCAGCCGAGACGATACCAGCTCTTGCTCTGATCCAAAATGTTGCGCACACCTTCCAAGTTCTTCGAGCTCGGTTCCGGAGCGATGCCACCAAACAGCGGATCATCTTCCGTGCGAAGGCAAAGCAAGCACTGCGGATTTCCGAGAATGGCATTCGGACGTCCGCGAGTTGCACCGTGAACGTGATCGCAGACGAGAGTCAAACGACCTTCGTCTAAAAGCTTTTGAATGCGTGCAAATTGAATCGTTCCTTGCTTGTGCAAAAATTCATTGTAAATGGCAACGGAATCGATTTCCTTCAAAGCAACCGGTTCCAATTCTTCGCGCTTAAAGTCTTTCATCATTTCGTTCGAAAGACGAGTAATCACGCTCGTAATTTCCGGACCTGCAGGACCGCCATCTGCCGGATTAAATTTAATGCCCGCATAATTCGACGGGTTATGGCTCGGAGTCATATTGATCGAGCAAGCCGCCTTGAGCATTTCAATTGCCGCAGAAAATTCCGGCGTAGCCATTTCGCCGCCGTAATAAATTTTCTTCACGCCAGCTTTGGCAAAAATTTGAGCAACTGCTTTGCAGAATTCATCGCCCAAAAGACGGTTATCGTGACCGAGAACAATGCCGCGTTCTTGTAATTCTTCGAAGTTCGCAACTCCGAGAGCTTCAAAGAGAGCTGCATCCGCTTCCTTGTACATGCGAATAATTGCAGACGCAATGACTTCAACGGTGCGCAGCGTAAATTCTGTACCGATTTCGCCGCGGAATCCTGAAGTGCCGAAGCTCACCTTGCACGGTTCTACGCTAGCGAGGGCAATTTTTTTCACCTCATCGACGAGACCCATATCGGTTGCCGGTTTGAATTCGGGAGATTGAATTTTTTTCCAAAGTTGAGCAGCTGTTTCCAT
This region includes:
- the lysS gene encoding lysine--tRNA ligase, with the protein product MQEMNDQYKARLDKLSKFKEMGVNPYPHKFNRTHTSELLREKKEELLKSEEKIAFAGRVVRYNRKGKLCFMHLKDRYGRLQIVCAKDLVGEADYEVVKMIDFGDIVGVEGSMMETHTGEYSVKADKVVMLAKAIRPLPVPKEIVDENGNKKVFNEFKDVDTRYRERYIDMALNDDVREVFLKRSRILQAIREYLLENKFIEVETPTLQPIYGGANARPFTTHHNAADMTLYLRVAPELYLKRCIVGGMERVFEFSKNFRNEGMDRTHSPEFTGLEFYQAYADYNDMMVHFENIYERAAIAATGSTKINYQGTEIDFKAPWPRIPMLDAIKQIGGYDVSAMSDDELKATLDKLGGKMDGEWSRGRGILELFELTVEKKLIQPTFIIDMPKESTPLCKSHRKNPDLIEQFEPYANGWELGNAYTELNDPVRQRELLEDQVRRGRGGEGETHPMDENFIDAVEAGLPPTGGVGFGIDRMVMLLTNQQTIRDVILFPLMKPET
- a CDS encoding DUF1490 domain-containing protein, with the protein product MAGAAAVAIGKKILKSPKTRDLAVKGLAQGMKLHHEAKENFQNMKDEASDICNDAKAEAGLDK
- a CDS encoding phosphohexomutase domain-containing protein, yielding METAAQLWKKIQSPEFKPATDMGLVDEVKKIALASVEPCKVSFGTSGFRGEIGTEFTLRTVEVIASAIIRMYKEADAALFEALGVANFEELQERGIVLGHDNRLLGDEFCKAVAQIFAKAGVKKIYYGGEMATPEFSAAIEMLKAACSINMTPSHNPSNYAGIKFNPADGGPAGPEITSVITRLSNEMMKDFKREELEPVALKEIDSVAIYNEFLHKQGTIQFARIQKLLDEGRLTLVCDHVHGATRGRPNAILGNPQCLLCLRTEDDPLFGGIAPEPSSKNLEGVRNILDQSKSWYRLGCIFDPDGDRVRFYDGTREIDMNRFGAIAFHYMVTWRKEKGVVAKSVATSNFVNVIANKLGVQVMETPVGFKNFRPWLSRNANPKGLIAFEESDGISGLNNTLEKDAQFGLLLALEIMATTGKNLGEYLDDLYKEFGKFYPSRAGFEVDKSLVGAPLAAQVMAVADKAKVGSSVKIGNKEKKVRELLTVDGVKIIFEDDSWMLIRPSGTEPKVRIYTECREESEKDAMFEAAKTLFFNK